TAACTCTTACAGCGCGCAGCCGCAGTTGGACGTGAACTACTATCAAAATGATGTTGGCCCATTTGATACGCGTGTTTATGGCCAGGCGGTTAAGTTTACGAACTTTAATAACAATATGCCGGAAGCCACTCGACTTCATCTCGAGCCGACCATTAGCCTTCCGGTATCCAACGGTTGGGCGAGCCTGAATACCGAAGCCAAATTAATGGCGACGCATTATCAGCAAACAAATGTTGATCAATATCGAGCTTATGCCTTGCATCAATACCAGACCAACCCTAAGGACATCAATTATCAACAAAAACTTGCTGCTGCTGCTAGCTTAGAGGACTCAGTCAACCGTACCCTGCCGCAGTTCAAAATGGACGGAAAGCTGATTTTCGATCGTGATATGGACTCTGCTGCAGGCTGGATGCAAACCCTGGAACCGCGCGCGCAGTACCTCTACGTGCCATACCGTGACCAGAGCAATATCAATAACTACGACTCTGCTCTACTGCAATCTGACTACAGCGGCCTGTTCCGCGATCGGACTTACGGCGGCCTTGACCGTATTGCATCTGCTAACCAGATGACTACGGGCGTGACAACTCGCGTTTATGATAATGCAGCCGTTGAACGTTTTAACGTTTCTGTGGGTCAAATCTACTACTTCACGAAATCCCGTACCGGTGATGAAACTATCACCAATGAAAAAGGTGACGAAACAGGGTCTATCTTGTGGGCGGGTGATACCTACTGGCGCATGACCGATCGCTGGGGTTTACGTGGTGGCTTACAGTACGATACGCGTCTGGATAACGTAGCAACGGGTAACGGTGTTATCGAATATCGCAAAGACAACGATCGTCTGCTGCAATTTAACTATCGTTATGCAAGTCCTGAATACATTAGTGCAACAGTCTCAACCATTGATATTAAGGCACCTCAGTACGAAAACGGTATATCGCAAGTAGGCATGACAGCGAGCTGGCCGATTGTTGATCGTTGGTCTGTCGTAGGAGCGTATTACTACGATACCAAGGCACAACAAACCGCTGACTCCATGCTGGCCGTGCAGTACAACTCCTGCTGTTATGCGATTCGTGTGGGTTACGAGCGCAAAATTAACGGCTGGGATAACGGAAATGGCGAAAGCAAATACGATAACGTAATTGGTTTTAACATCGAGTTACGTGGCCTGAGTTCTAACTACGGCCTGGGCACACAGCAAATGTTGCGTTCAAACATTCTGCCGTATCAAAGCTCGATGTAATTCACTTTGACTTGAATTAGCAATCCGCTTCGCGGCTAAGTAAATGGAAAAAGTATGAAGAATTGGAGAACGCTGCTTCTCGGTATCGTCCTGGCGGCGAATACCTCTTTCGCGGCCCCACAGGTAGTCGATAAAGTTGCAGCCGTCGTAAATAACGGTGTGGTACTGGAAAGTGATGTTGACGGCATGATGCAGTCAGTGAAAACCGGTGCCCAGCAGGCCGGGCAACAACTTCCTGACGATGCGACTTTGCGCCATCAGGTGCTAGAACGTTTGATCATGGATCAAATCATT
This genomic window from Buttiauxella gaviniae contains:
- the lptD gene encoding LPS assembly protein LptD, which translates into the protein MKKRIPTLLATLIGAALYSQQGMAADLASQCMLGIPSYNRPLVEGDTNNLPVTINADHAKGNYPDDAVFSGNVDIQQGNSRLQSDEVLLHQKQVEGQPDPVRTVDAVGNVHYDDNQVILKGPKAWSNLNTKDTNVWEGDYQMVDRQGRGTADLMKQRGNNRYTILENGTFTSCLPGSNTWSVVGSEVIQDREEEVAEIWNARFKLGPVPVFYSPYLQLPIGDKRRSGFLIPNAKYSTNNGLEFTLPYYWNIAPNFDATITPHYMEQRGTQWQNEFRYLTKAGAGIMEFDYMLSDDQYKDDQKALNPQNPDKDDRRWLFYWNHSGVMDQVWRFNIDYTKVSDPSYFNDFTSQYGSSTDGYATQKFSVGYAVENFDATLSTKQFQIFESQQNSGANSYSAQPQLDVNYYQNDVGPFDTRVYGQAVKFTNFNNNMPEATRLHLEPTISLPVSNGWASLNTEAKLMATHYQQTNVDQYRAYALHQYQTNPKDINYQQKLAAAASLEDSVNRTLPQFKMDGKLIFDRDMDSAAGWMQTLEPRAQYLYVPYRDQSNINNYDSALLQSDYSGLFRDRTYGGLDRIASANQMTTGVTTRVYDNAAVERFNVSVGQIYYFTKSRTGDETITNEKGDETGSILWAGDTYWRMTDRWGLRGGLQYDTRLDNVATGNGVIEYRKDNDRLLQFNYRYASPEYISATVSTIDIKAPQYENGISQVGMTASWPIVDRWSVVGAYYYDTKAQQTADSMLAVQYNSCCYAIRVGYERKINGWDNGNGESKYDNVIGFNIELRGLSSNYGLGTQQMLRSNILPYQSSM